The proteins below come from a single Candidatus Palauibacter soopunensis genomic window:
- a CDS encoding acetyl-CoA C-acyltransferase yields the protein MSDSDRIPVIVSAARLPTGRFMGGLSSLAAPDLGGLAISAAVDRAGIDPEEIDDVIMGNVVQAGVGQAPARQAAIRGGVPVTVPAVTVNKVCGSGLKAVMLAAQAIKAGDARVVVAGGMESMSNAPYLLRGHREGVKFGDRSLVDGLIHDGLWCAFGTCHMGGHAEYTAHKAGVSREDQDAYALGSHEKAIHAIDGGEFAEEVVPVHLETRKGTVTIEADEPPRRGTSLEALAKLRPAFAGDAPPEVTEPSVTAGNAPGLNDGGAATVVASEAYAAANGLPILARIRAYSVGATAPRDLFFAPVTAVRKLMTLDGTVVNDYGLVEMNEAFAVQCLADARELGLDLDRVNVRGGAIALGHPIGASGAKILTTLLYAMRDRDVEQGMATLCLGGGNAVALSVERR from the coding sequence ATGAGCGATAGCGACAGAATTCCGGTCATCGTCTCCGCCGCGCGGCTCCCCACGGGCCGCTTCATGGGCGGACTCTCCTCCCTCGCGGCCCCGGACCTGGGCGGCCTCGCGATCTCGGCGGCGGTCGATCGCGCCGGCATCGACCCGGAGGAGATCGATGACGTGATCATGGGGAACGTCGTGCAGGCGGGGGTCGGACAGGCGCCCGCCCGCCAGGCGGCGATCCGGGGCGGGGTGCCCGTGACCGTCCCCGCGGTGACCGTGAACAAGGTCTGCGGTTCCGGCTTGAAGGCCGTCATGCTGGCGGCACAGGCGATAAAGGCCGGTGACGCCCGGGTCGTGGTGGCCGGCGGGATGGAGTCGATGTCGAACGCCCCCTACCTCCTCCGGGGACACCGGGAGGGAGTGAAGTTCGGAGACCGGTCGCTCGTCGACGGCCTCATACATGACGGTCTGTGGTGCGCGTTCGGCACCTGCCACATGGGCGGCCACGCCGAGTACACGGCCCACAAGGCGGGCGTTAGCCGCGAGGACCAGGACGCCTACGCGCTCGGCAGTCACGAGAAGGCGATCCACGCGATCGACGGGGGGGAATTCGCCGAGGAAGTCGTCCCCGTCCACCTCGAGACCCGGAAGGGAACCGTGACGATCGAGGCGGACGAGCCTCCGCGTCGCGGCACGTCGCTGGAGGCGCTCGCGAAGCTGAGGCCCGCCTTCGCGGGGGATGCGCCCCCGGAAGTGACCGAGCCCAGCGTCACGGCCGGAAACGCGCCCGGCCTCAACGACGGAGGCGCGGCCACGGTCGTCGCGTCCGAGGCGTATGCCGCGGCGAACGGCCTCCCGATCCTCGCGCGGATCCGGGCCTATTCCGTGGGGGCGACGGCGCCCCGCGATCTCTTCTTCGCGCCCGTCACCGCCGTGCGGAAGCTCATGACGCTCGACGGCACGGTGGTCAACGACTACGGACTCGTGGAGATGAACGAGGCATTTGCCGTGCAGTGTCTCGCGGACGCCCGCGAACTCGGACTGGATCTCGATCGCGTGAACGTCCGCGGCGGGGCGATCGCACTCGGCCATCCGATCGGGGCTTCGGGCGCGAAGATCCTCACGACCCTCCTGTACGCCATGCGGGACCGTGATGTCGAGCAGGGGATGGCCACCCTCTGTCTCGGCGGGGGCAACGCCGTCGCGCTGAGCGTGG
- a CDS encoding 3'-5' exonuclease, which produces MTGLHFAPNGVLVRKALRRLEGGPRSSVDLAADVLGMHGCPPAMAGRLVAQLLEGIPEVARDGEGGDAWRLAGEGRRNPKPAAKGLHDLRYAVVDVETNGGFAEGNGRVVEIAIVDVDRGAIGGCYSTLVDAGVTIPPWITRLTGIRTEMTHGAPSFSQICDRVREHLRGRVFVAHNAAYDWGFLRAEMRRAGAGLPRGPRLCTVHLARRLIPGLERRGLDSVADYYGIEIRERHRARGDAVATARILVRMLEDAERRGWTTWPALRKALGPVPRRERGKRRDRRTERQEPRERRHE; this is translated from the coding sequence GTGACGGGCCTGCACTTCGCGCCCAACGGGGTGCTGGTGCGCAAGGCGTTGCGCCGGCTCGAGGGCGGTCCCCGCTCGTCCGTGGATCTCGCCGCCGACGTTCTCGGAATGCACGGGTGTCCGCCAGCCATGGCCGGCCGGCTGGTCGCGCAGTTGCTCGAGGGAATACCCGAGGTGGCGCGCGATGGGGAGGGCGGCGATGCCTGGCGGCTGGCCGGGGAAGGGCGGCGGAACCCGAAGCCGGCGGCCAAGGGGCTGCACGATCTCCGGTACGCGGTCGTAGACGTTGAGACGAACGGCGGGTTCGCCGAGGGGAACGGCCGGGTGGTGGAGATTGCGATCGTGGACGTGGATCGTGGCGCTATCGGCGGGTGCTATTCGACTCTCGTGGATGCCGGCGTAACGATTCCGCCGTGGATCACGCGCCTCACCGGCATCCGCACGGAGATGACGCACGGAGCACCGAGTTTCTCTCAGATCTGCGACCGGGTGCGCGAGCACCTCCGCGGCCGGGTTTTCGTCGCACATAACGCGGCGTACGATTGGGGTTTCCTGCGCGCCGAGATGCGGCGGGCCGGGGCCGGCCTGCCGCGCGGACCTCGTCTGTGCACGGTCCATCTGGCGCGCCGGCTGATACCGGGGCTCGAGCGTCGAGGCCTGGACTCCGTCGCCGACTACTACGGGATCGAGATCCGCGAACGTCACCGCGCGCGAGGCGACGCGGTCGCGACGGCCCGTATCCTCGTCCGCATGCTCGAGGACGCCGAGCGACGGGGCTGGACGACGTGGCCCGCGCTCCGAAAGGCGCTCGGGCCGGTTCCGCGGCGCGAGCGCGGCAAGCGGCGGGATCGGCGTACCGAACGGCAGGAACCACGCGAACGACGACATGAGTGA
- a CDS encoding redox-sensing transcriptional repressor Rex: MSGRISDSTVRRLSLYLRMLRDLERAGAEFVSSSQLAEPSGATSAQVRKDLSHFGSFGKRGRGYSVDGLVRALEEILGLSRSWRLALVGVGKIGSALLGYGGLAARGFDVVAAFDVDETKIGTLAYGLRIRPMTDLGPVIAECRAEIGVVATPTEVAAEIAAELERAGVGAILNFAPIELSEVNGVPIRTVDIVLELEGLSYLMSEAGRRTGSDA, from the coding sequence ATGAGCGGCAGAATTTCCGATTCGACAGTCCGGCGCCTCTCCCTGTATCTCCGCATGTTGCGCGACCTCGAGCGAGCCGGCGCGGAGTTCGTGTCCAGTTCGCAGCTTGCCGAACCCTCGGGGGCCACCTCGGCCCAGGTCCGGAAAGATCTGAGCCACTTCGGCTCGTTCGGGAAACGTGGGCGCGGATACTCGGTCGACGGGCTCGTGCGGGCGCTCGAGGAGATCCTCGGGCTTTCGCGCAGTTGGAGGCTCGCGTTGGTGGGTGTCGGCAAGATCGGGTCCGCTCTCCTGGGGTATGGCGGGCTTGCGGCGCGCGGATTCGACGTCGTCGCGGCCTTTGACGTCGACGAGACGAAGATCGGCACATTGGCCTACGGGCTCAGGATTCGTCCGATGACGGACCTCGGGCCGGTCATCGCGGAGTGCAGGGCGGAGATCGGGGTCGTCGCGACCCCCACGGAGGTGGCCGCCGAGATCGCCGCGGAACTCGAGCGTGCGGGCGTGGGCGCGATCCTCAACTTCGCGCCGATCGAACTTTCCGAGGTGAACGGCGTGCCGATCCGGACCGTGGACATCGTGCTCGAACTGGAAGGCTTGAGCTACCTGATGTCCGAGGCGGGTCGGCGTACCGGGAGCGATGCGTGA
- the rsmA gene encoding 16S rRNA (adenine(1518)-N(6)/adenine(1519)-N(6))-dimethyltransferase RsmA codes for MTAGKAERSRPKRALGQNFLVDPNIQRKIVRELDPRPADIVLEVGPGHGELSQYLVGQCRRLVLIEKDRNLARGLRARWGERPDVDVVEGDALRIGLSGFVGDATAVRVVSNVPYNITSPLVFTFLELDPAAVRIVLTVQREVAERIVAPPGIKAYGALSVGVQAIADASLAFRVGRQAFRPVPAVDSAVVRLEPRPDAAGVDRTALRTLTRACFNRRRKQLQKTLRTASELSFAGDVEAILAQLSIDPAVRPEMLDPPTFVRLAAALRTGREGGASR; via the coding sequence GTGACCGCCGGGAAGGCTGAACGCTCCCGGCCGAAGCGGGCGCTCGGCCAGAACTTCCTGGTCGACCCGAATATCCAGCGCAAGATCGTACGGGAACTCGACCCGCGGCCCGCGGACATCGTGCTCGAGGTTGGACCGGGGCACGGAGAACTGAGCCAATACCTCGTCGGCCAATGCCGTCGCCTCGTCCTCATCGAAAAGGACCGCAACCTTGCCCGCGGGCTCCGCGCCCGCTGGGGAGAGCGGCCGGACGTGGATGTGGTGGAAGGCGACGCACTTCGCATCGGGCTCTCGGGATTCGTAGGGGACGCTACGGCGGTGCGCGTAGTGTCGAACGTCCCCTACAACATCACGTCGCCTCTCGTCTTCACCTTTCTCGAACTCGATCCGGCCGCTGTCCGTATCGTGCTCACGGTGCAGAGAGAAGTGGCGGAGCGCATCGTCGCGCCGCCGGGCATCAAGGCGTACGGCGCGCTCTCCGTCGGGGTGCAGGCAATTGCCGATGCCTCGCTTGCCTTCCGGGTGGGCCGCCAGGCGTTCCGCCCCGTCCCCGCGGTCGATTCGGCGGTCGTTCGCCTCGAACCGCGGCCGGACGCCGCCGGCGTGGACCGCACGGCGCTCAGGACGCTGACGCGCGCGTGCTTCAACCGCCGCCGGAAGCAGCTGCAGAAGACGCTGCGCACGGCTTCGGAGCTGAGTTTCGCGGGAGATGTGGAGGCAATACTGGCGCAACTCTCGATCGATCCCGCGGTGCGGCCGGAGATGCTGGATCCTCCGACCTTCGTGCGCCTGGCGGCGGCGCTTCGGACGGGACGGGAAGGGGGCGCGTCGCGTTGA
- a CDS encoding SpoIIE family protein phosphatase has translation MNDGDAARILVLSSRPDILQAVADAAAEIDPPPEVRGLFGRPLTVLPTDLVLVDIAEPRATMAYLHRRFGATSALVALIEGAWVDRLGSALAEDWTDYLFYPLNAAELGLVWQKHTSPAEAPDLNLDVDESGRIRVVFPSSVRYQRAVVERVVVACRHLADLDGETAFRLRVTLGEAVANAILYGSGDRPGAVVRVSATADADGLRVKVSDEGSGFDPDAVPDPVSGEGIGRPRGRGLFLLRQLADDVTFNETGNRVTLSFRGAPDPLVRIEPLLRRFADVTGLRFRLDRRFEDGLQVLFDSWENDGESNGQPEVRETWPLGDAGRLRLIHEPASSGDAAATLLAGWIGAVAEGEQSRERLLARRLRRERVLAELEIARDLQLKLLPPPEDFRDLGRIAARCDPALSLGGDFYYLVRLAGGRLGVMLGDVSSHGPSAAIIMARTLSAVVLATGVETEPAAVLDAMHGQLRAALDATEMYMTLFYGVIDPGRAELHYANAGHPYAYLVGSDGIRRLTALDPPVGVAAVRSYRQTRVPCAGETLLAFTDGLAELSDPLETPDARVRRRIDRGDFDPEVLVAALFADSDDEMRLDDRTAVAASL, from the coding sequence ATGAACGACGGCGACGCGGCCCGCATCCTGGTCCTTTCCAGCCGGCCGGACATTCTCCAGGCCGTGGCGGACGCCGCCGCCGAGATCGATCCGCCGCCCGAGGTGAGAGGCCTCTTCGGGCGCCCCCTGACGGTGCTCCCGACGGATCTCGTCCTCGTGGACATCGCCGAGCCGCGCGCGACGATGGCCTATCTGCACCGGCGCTTCGGCGCGACGTCGGCTCTCGTGGCGCTCATCGAGGGTGCATGGGTCGATCGCCTGGGTTCGGCGCTGGCGGAGGACTGGACCGACTACCTCTTCTATCCTCTCAACGCGGCCGAACTCGGGCTCGTGTGGCAGAAACACACCTCGCCCGCGGAAGCGCCCGACCTGAACCTGGACGTCGATGAGTCGGGGCGCATACGCGTCGTCTTTCCGTCGAGCGTGCGCTACCAGCGCGCCGTGGTGGAGAGGGTCGTCGTGGCATGCCGTCACCTCGCCGACCTGGACGGGGAGACGGCGTTCAGACTCCGGGTCACGCTCGGCGAGGCCGTGGCCAACGCGATCCTCTACGGGAGCGGGGACCGTCCCGGCGCCGTCGTGCGGGTTTCAGCGACAGCGGATGCGGACGGCCTGCGCGTGAAGGTTTCGGACGAGGGTAGCGGATTCGATCCCGATGCCGTGCCGGACCCTGTCTCGGGGGAAGGCATCGGCCGGCCCCGCGGGCGCGGCCTCTTTCTCCTGAGGCAGCTCGCGGATGACGTGACGTTCAACGAGACCGGCAACAGGGTCACGCTCTCGTTTCGGGGGGCGCCGGATCCGCTGGTGAGGATCGAACCTCTCCTGAGACGCTTCGCCGATGTCACCGGTCTGAGATTCCGGCTCGACCGGCGGTTCGAGGACGGTTTGCAGGTGCTGTTCGACAGCTGGGAGAATGACGGGGAGTCGAACGGCCAGCCGGAGGTTCGGGAGACGTGGCCTCTGGGCGATGCGGGACGGCTGCGGCTGATCCACGAGCCGGCGAGCAGCGGCGATGCCGCCGCGACGCTGCTCGCGGGCTGGATCGGCGCCGTGGCGGAGGGCGAACAGTCACGGGAGCGGCTCCTCGCACGACGGTTGCGCCGGGAGCGGGTGCTGGCCGAGCTGGAAATCGCCAGGGACCTGCAACTGAAGCTCCTGCCGCCCCCCGAGGATTTTCGCGATCTCGGACGGATTGCGGCCCGCTGCGATCCGGCGCTCTCTCTCGGCGGCGACTTCTATTACCTCGTCCGGCTCGCCGGCGGCCGTCTGGGGGTCATGCTCGGCGACGTGAGTTCGCACGGTCCCTCCGCCGCAATCATCATGGCCCGCACGCTGAGTGCCGTCGTCCTGGCGACGGGCGTGGAGACCGAACCCGCGGCCGTGCTGGACGCCATGCACGGGCAGCTCCGGGCGGCGCTCGACGCGACCGAGATGTACATGACGCTCTTCTACGGGGTCATCGATCCCGGGCGCGCGGAACTGCACTACGCGAACGCGGGCCACCCGTATGCGTACCTGGTCGGATCCGACGGAATACGCCGTCTCACCGCGCTGGATCCACCGGTCGGCGTGGCCGCGGTCCGGTCGTACCGGCAGACGCGGGTTCCGTGCGCCGGGGAAACGCTGTTGGCGTTCACCGATGGCCTGGCCGAACTCAGCGATCCTCTCGAAACACCGGATGCCCGGGTGCGGAGGCGTATCGACCGCGGGGACTTCGATCCCGAGGTGCTCGTCGCGGCTCTCTTCGCGGACAGCGATGACGAGATGAGACTGGACGACCGGACGGCCGTCGCGGCTTCCCTGTGA
- a CDS encoding STAS domain-containing protein — MTFSIETVGATTLVAVDGQLTINNRGEFKERVLARLADGDTDFVIDFTEADYIDSSGLGVLVSLSKHIRDAGGRLTLAGLNEDLQRLFALTRLDSLFEIAESRAAALGES, encoded by the coding sequence ATGACGTTTTCGATCGAAACGGTGGGAGCCACCACCCTCGTCGCCGTGGACGGCCAGCTCACGATCAACAACCGCGGCGAATTCAAGGAGCGCGTGCTCGCGCGCCTGGCGGATGGGGACACCGACTTCGTGATCGACTTCACCGAGGCCGACTACATCGACTCGTCCGGCCTGGGGGTGCTCGTCAGCCTCTCCAAGCACATCCGCGACGCGGGAGGGCGCCTTACGCTGGCGGGGCTGAACGAGGATCTTCAGCGGCTCTTCGCCCTGACCAGACTCGACTCGCTGTTCGAGATCGCCGAGTCCCGGGCAGCCGCGCTCGGCGAGTCCTGA
- a CDS encoding phosphate acyltransferase, whose amino-acid sequence MTSPPTRRGFIHRLRTRAAALERRIGFPEADETRTALAIRRLRDEGWVRPVEIRAGADGLVNAAQRLAVGELDGVVAGAAHPTADVIRAGLRVVGLADGVETVSAAFHMVFPAPGERVLTLTDAAVVPAPTPAQMAESASAACGAHRAVTGEEPIVAFLSYSTLGSAAGPAVEHVREAMDIFSHGRPEIAADGELQADTALVPDVAALKAPGSPVAGRANVLVFPGLDAANIAYKLLERLAGARALGPVLQGLRRPLNDLSRGASVSDIVDVACITALMSPGSEG is encoded by the coding sequence GTGACGTCGCCGCCGACCCGACGCGGCTTCATCCACCGGCTGAGGACGCGGGCCGCCGCCCTCGAGCGGCGCATAGGCTTTCCGGAGGCGGACGAGACCCGCACCGCGCTCGCGATTCGCCGGCTGCGGGATGAGGGGTGGGTACGCCCCGTCGAGATCCGCGCCGGCGCCGATGGCCTCGTGAACGCCGCACAACGCCTCGCGGTGGGGGAACTGGACGGCGTCGTGGCGGGGGCCGCGCACCCGACGGCGGACGTCATCCGGGCCGGCCTGCGGGTCGTCGGCCTGGCCGACGGCGTGGAGACCGTCTCGGCCGCTTTCCACATGGTCTTCCCCGCTCCCGGCGAGCGGGTGCTCACGCTCACGGACGCCGCGGTCGTCCCGGCACCCACGCCGGCCCAGATGGCGGAGAGCGCTTCGGCGGCCTGCGGCGCGCACCGAGCCGTTACGGGGGAAGAACCGATCGTTGCGTTTCTCTCGTATTCCACCCTCGGCTCGGCCGCGGGGCCGGCGGTCGAACATGTGCGGGAGGCCATGGACATCTTCAGCCACGGTCGGCCTGAAATCGCGGCGGACGGGGAACTGCAGGCCGATACGGCGCTCGTACCGGACGTCGCGGCGCTGAAAGCTCCGGGATCTCCGGTCGCCGGCCGCGCGAACGTGCTCGTCTTCCCCGGCCTCGACGCCGCGAACATCGCGTACAAACTGCTCGAGCGACTCGCCGGAGCACGCGCGCTGGGCCCTGTCCTTCAGGGGCTGCGGCGACCGCTGAACGACCTCTCCCGCGGCGCGTCCGTCTCCGATATCGTGGATGTCGCTTGCATCACCGCCCTCATGTCACCCGGGAGCGAAGGATGA
- the coaD gene encoding pantetheine-phosphate adenylyltransferase, whose translation MNNAVAVYPGSFDPLTVGHEDIVRRSLGVVDRLIVAVAETATQAKSGLFEIEERVDLIREVFADEPRIEATSFSGLLVDFARSREARIIVRGLRAVSDFEYEFQMALMNRSLWPEVEVLFMAPSTRHTFLSSSLVREVGRLGGDVTDFVSPAVKARMDRAFGREHR comes from the coding sequence ATGAACAATGCCGTCGCCGTGTACCCGGGGTCTTTCGACCCGTTGACGGTCGGACACGAGGACATCGTACGCAGGAGCCTGGGGGTCGTGGACCGGCTGATCGTCGCCGTGGCGGAGACGGCCACCCAGGCAAAGTCGGGACTGTTCGAGATCGAGGAACGCGTCGATCTGATCCGCGAAGTGTTTGCCGACGAACCCCGGATCGAGGCGACGTCGTTCTCCGGCCTGCTCGTGGATTTTGCACGCTCCCGCGAGGCCCGGATCATCGTTCGCGGACTGCGGGCCGTGAGCGACTTCGAGTACGAGTTTCAGATGGCGCTCATGAACCGTTCGCTCTGGCCCGAGGTCGAGGTCCTCTTCATGGCGCCCTCCACGCGTCACACGTTCCTGAGTTCCTCGCTCGTGCGCGAAGTCGGACGTCTGGGCGGCGATGTGACGGACTTCGTGAGCCCGGCCGTGAAGGCCCGCATGGACCGCGCGTTCGGGCGCGAGCATAGGTGA
- the rsmD gene encoding 16S rRNA (guanine(966)-N(2))-methyltransferase RsmD, with translation MRLRIIAGDLGGRFIDAPRGRRTRPTAERVRESWFSALAGDVAGARVADLYAGSGALGIEALSRGAAHVHFVESDRRAVALLRRNVAMLDLADRSQVVRDDAIAWVDGLDEPADVAGPGAPLDLVFADPPYASAGGARLVERFRARPFASQLWVEHRPDAEWATAADWTREYGDTCVSRFRAPADASTRTL, from the coding sequence TTGAGGCTTCGCATCATCGCGGGAGACCTGGGCGGCCGCTTCATCGACGCCCCCCGTGGACGCCGCACCCGTCCGACGGCGGAGCGGGTGCGGGAGTCCTGGTTTTCCGCGCTCGCGGGCGACGTCGCCGGCGCCCGGGTCGCCGATCTCTACGCCGGCTCCGGAGCGCTAGGTATCGAAGCGCTGTCGCGAGGTGCGGCGCACGTCCATTTTGTCGAGTCGGATCGTCGGGCGGTGGCGCTGCTGCGCCGCAATGTCGCGATGCTCGATCTCGCGGACCGATCTCAGGTCGTGCGGGACGATGCCATCGCCTGGGTCGACGGTCTCGATGAACCGGCCGACGTGGCCGGCCCGGGCGCGCCTCTCGATCTGGTCTTCGCGGATCCACCGTACGCGTCCGCCGGCGGCGCGCGGCTGGTCGAGCGCTTCCGGGCCCGTCCGTTCGCCTCGCAACTGTGGGTCGAGCACCGTCCGGACGCCGAATGGGCGACGGCGGCCGACTGGACGAGGGAATACGGTGACACCTGCGTCAGCCGGTTCCGGGCTCCGGCCGACGCGTCAACCCGAACACTCTGA
- the dnaG gene encoding DNA primase: MSDGLVEDIRARADILEVVGEYVQLRRSGKSYRGPCPLHGGDGPNFAVDPQRQIFKCFVCGEGGDVFGFMMKHLGFEFPEAVRHVGARVGIEVPDREERREDPYAPLRGVLAFAAEWFQGRLREPAGVGARDYLQGRGLSLEEALDFGLGYADDEWRAFRSAAARHGIEERMLLELGLLATSERAEEPYDRFRGRLMFTIHDLRDRPVGFGGRILDATSDAPKYINSPESPVFHKGEELYGLNRARHAMRREGHAAIAEGFTDVIALHRAGLGFAVAGLGTSFTADQARRIGRYAKQAYLLYDSDLAGLRATFRTGDILLAAGVHPMVVSLPSGEDPDSLIRRDGPAAIRHLLDDAVDLLERKLQILRREGYLDRVEGRRRAVDGLLSTLRAVSDPALRDIYVDRAVEGLGIRRETLVDEIARLERSRPRRRSPAAGPGRPRRGPSPASRTERDFLLLLVRDPSLTRQAVRVGLAPDHMSDPRARELFEILSAASDEGVDSPDWTSASAAAAELAKALRESDRELPDAARVFDAVVRRLLYRRHRERIEEIGRAIELAEPEQQRRLLGEKQELVRELRAAGESGAFMPAAEGETPPKPTTATQG, encoded by the coding sequence GTGAGCGACGGCCTCGTAGAGGACATCCGCGCACGGGCGGACATTCTCGAGGTGGTGGGGGAGTACGTCCAGCTTCGGCGATCGGGGAAGAGCTACCGCGGACCCTGCCCGCTGCACGGCGGAGACGGCCCCAACTTCGCCGTCGACCCGCAGCGCCAGATCTTCAAATGCTTCGTTTGCGGGGAGGGTGGGGACGTCTTTGGCTTCATGATGAAACACCTCGGGTTCGAGTTCCCGGAGGCGGTGCGCCATGTGGGCGCGAGGGTCGGGATAGAGGTGCCCGACCGGGAGGAGCGGCGCGAGGATCCGTATGCGCCGCTGCGCGGCGTCCTCGCCTTCGCGGCCGAGTGGTTCCAGGGCCGGCTGCGCGAACCGGCCGGGGTCGGCGCGCGCGACTATCTCCAGGGGCGCGGACTTTCGCTGGAAGAAGCGCTCGACTTCGGGCTGGGCTACGCGGACGACGAATGGAGGGCGTTCCGTTCCGCCGCGGCCCGACACGGGATCGAGGAGCGGATGCTGCTGGAACTCGGGCTTCTCGCGACGAGCGAGAGAGCGGAGGAGCCGTACGACCGCTTTCGCGGGCGTCTCATGTTCACGATTCATGACCTGCGTGACAGGCCGGTCGGCTTCGGCGGCCGCATCCTCGATGCGACCTCCGATGCGCCCAAGTACATCAACTCGCCCGAATCCCCCGTCTTCCACAAGGGGGAAGAGCTATACGGACTCAACCGGGCCCGGCACGCCATGCGACGCGAGGGCCACGCCGCGATCGCGGAAGGATTCACCGACGTCATCGCGCTGCACCGGGCCGGCCTCGGCTTCGCGGTCGCCGGGCTGGGGACGTCCTTCACGGCGGACCAGGCGCGCCGCATCGGCCGATACGCGAAGCAGGCCTACCTGCTCTACGACAGCGATCTCGCCGGACTGCGCGCGACGTTCAGGACCGGCGACATCCTGTTGGCCGCCGGGGTCCATCCGATGGTCGTGTCGCTCCCATCCGGCGAAGATCCCGATTCCCTCATCCGCCGGGACGGCCCGGCCGCCATCCGGCATCTCCTGGACGATGCGGTGGATCTTCTCGAACGTAAGCTCCAGATCCTTCGCCGCGAGGGATACCTGGACCGCGTGGAGGGGCGGCGCCGCGCGGTGGACGGTCTGCTCAGCACCCTCAGGGCGGTCTCCGATCCGGCGCTCCGCGACATCTACGTGGACCGGGCGGTGGAAGGATTGGGGATACGGCGCGAGACGCTCGTGGATGAGATCGCTCGCCTCGAACGTTCGCGGCCTCGACGCCGTTCCCCGGCCGCCGGACCGGGACGCCCGCGTCGCGGACCATCCCCGGCCTCGCGGACGGAGCGCGATTTTCTTCTTCTGCTCGTTCGTGATCCGAGCCTCACGCGGCAGGCCGTGCGCGTCGGGCTCGCGCCCGATCACATGTCCGACCCGCGGGCACGCGAGCTGTTCGAGATCCTGTCGGCGGCATCGGACGAGGGGGTCGATTCTCCGGACTGGACTTCCGCCTCCGCTGCCGCCGCGGAACTGGCGAAGGCTCTGCGAGAGTCCGACCGGGAGCTTCCGGACGCCGCTCGGGTCTTCGACGCCGTCGTGCGTCGCCTCCTTTATCGGCGGCATCGTGAACGGATCGAGGAGATCGGCCGCGCGATCGAGCTTGCGGAGCCGGAGCAGCAACGTCGATTGTTGGGTGAGAAACAGGAACTCGTGCGCGAACTTCGCGCCGCGGGCGAGTCCGGGGCGTTCATGCCGGCCGCCGAAGGCGAGACGCCTCCAAAACCGACTACGGCCACGCAAGGATGA